From one Marinobacter sp. LV10MA510-1 genomic stretch:
- a CDS encoding ATPase, translated as MDINTYRELIDWSSDLHAHLASCLSHCAPRNEDERARALLNYLAGHESEIERIVNEFEYQADNNVLETRVYDYLSNHPIKTHRTCDQPYATLDFNGICLEVFDFHDQIIDLYQTLAEKAEIPKIRELMESLLTMEKNESKRLASQVSRMEDL; from the coding sequence ATGGACATCAATACGTATAGAGAACTGATCGACTGGTCAAGTGATCTACATGCACACTTGGCGAGCTGCCTTTCCCATTGTGCGCCACGGAATGAGGATGAACGAGCTCGAGCGCTTCTGAACTACCTGGCCGGTCATGAGTCCGAAATTGAGCGTATTGTAAACGAGTTTGAATACCAGGCAGATAACAATGTTTTGGAAACAAGGGTTTATGACTATCTTTCAAATCACCCCATTAAAACCCACCGAACCTGTGACCAGCCCTATGCAACGCTTGATTTCAACGGTATCTGCCTTGAAGTGTTCGATTTTCACGATCAAATAATTGATCTTTACCAAACACTGGCCGAGAAAGCGGAGATTCCTAAAATAAGAGAGCTAATGGAGTCACTATTGACGATGGAGAAAAACGAATCGAAGCGTCTTGCTAGTCAGGTAAGCCGCATGGAAGATCTATGA
- a CDS encoding xanthine dehydrogenase family protein molybdopterin-binding subunit: MSRSDDTLLLANVSRRGLLKGLVGGSALLLAARWDLALANEQAQFGAGAMPGGWVDNPNVFIQIDSDGLVTIINNRAEMGQGIRTSLAMVAADELGADWEQVRAQQAEGDQDKYGNQNTDGSRSMRHWYEPMRRAAAAARLMLEQAAASQWDVPVHEVRTEIHKVVHSATGRELGFGDLADAARGLDVPGRHALVLKSDSELRFIGKESGLINGELKSAYPKAIDGEDIVTGKAIFGADIDLENTLYAVIARPPVYGAKVKSVDDSEALKVAGVKKVIRIKGASQPAAFNPLGGVAVVASNTWAAMEGRKALKIEWDNAPAGNNADYTSDAYRESLEKAAQSPGKVIRQSGDVEAALQNAEKRVSATYYMPHMAQATMEPPVAVVMIKNGKAEAWAPVQHPRAAREGIAGMLEMDLDNVTLHQTLLGGGFGRKSKPDFVMEAALVAKEFEGQPIKLQWSREDDIHHAYFHAVSVDHLDAGLDAEGKATSWRHRTLSPSIASLFMPDPKHKGEFELGMGFNTMPFDIPAIRLENPPAPAHVRIGWFRSVYNLPHAWAIQSFAHEMAVAAGKDHRDYVLDLLGPARKIHNLTVGDGWNYGEDPDLHPIDIGRMRRVIERATAEAGWGRKTEKGRGLGLAFHNSFVSYTAIVFDVEVDDKGKLTIHRADIAFDCGPQANPERIRSQMEGSCVMGIGVALQSEVTFKNGVAQQDNFDSYLVPRMPDAPKVVRVHLIDNPDDAMGGVGEPGLPPVAPALCNAIYAATGKRIRRLPVGNQLS; this comes from the coding sequence ATGAGCCGATCAGACGACACACTGTTGCTTGCCAATGTTAGCCGTCGCGGTCTTTTGAAAGGGTTAGTCGGGGGCTCTGCGCTGCTGTTGGCCGCTCGCTGGGACCTGGCGCTGGCCAATGAGCAGGCTCAGTTTGGCGCCGGTGCCATGCCCGGCGGTTGGGTTGATAACCCCAATGTGTTTATCCAAATCGATTCGGACGGCCTGGTCACCATCATTAACAATCGCGCCGAAATGGGGCAGGGTATCCGCACAAGTCTGGCTATGGTCGCTGCCGACGAGTTGGGTGCAGACTGGGAACAGGTTCGGGCGCAGCAAGCAGAAGGCGACCAGGATAAGTACGGCAATCAGAATACCGACGGTTCGCGCAGCATGCGTCACTGGTATGAGCCCATGCGCCGCGCAGCCGCCGCCGCCAGATTGATGCTTGAGCAAGCCGCCGCCAGTCAATGGGATGTACCGGTACACGAGGTTCGAACCGAAATCCACAAGGTGGTGCATTCAGCCACGGGCCGGGAACTCGGCTTTGGCGACCTTGCAGACGCCGCAAGGGGGCTGGATGTTCCTGGTCGGCATGCTCTGGTGTTGAAATCAGACAGCGAGCTGCGCTTTATTGGCAAGGAATCCGGGCTGATCAACGGTGAGCTGAAATCTGCTTACCCCAAGGCTATTGATGGTGAGGACATTGTTACGGGTAAGGCAATTTTTGGCGCCGATATCGATCTGGAGAATACGCTCTACGCGGTCATAGCCCGGCCGCCAGTCTACGGCGCCAAGGTGAAAAGCGTTGATGACAGCGAGGCGCTGAAAGTTGCCGGTGTTAAAAAGGTGATCCGTATTAAAGGCGCGAGCCAGCCCGCAGCATTCAACCCTTTGGGTGGGGTTGCTGTGGTGGCATCCAATACCTGGGCTGCCATGGAGGGTCGCAAGGCCCTGAAGATCGAGTGGGATAACGCTCCAGCCGGGAACAATGCCGATTACACCTCTGATGCTTACCGGGAATCTTTGGAAAAGGCGGCGCAATCCCCCGGCAAAGTTATTCGCCAATCCGGCGACGTTGAAGCCGCCTTGCAGAATGCCGAAAAACGTGTTTCAGCAACCTACTACATGCCCCACATGGCACAGGCGACCATGGAACCCCCGGTCGCGGTGGTAATGATCAAGAACGGTAAGGCCGAGGCCTGGGCGCCGGTTCAGCATCCAAGGGCGGCCCGGGAAGGCATCGCAGGGATGCTGGAAATGGATCTGGACAATGTAACCCTTCATCAGACGCTGCTTGGCGGCGGCTTCGGTCGCAAGTCGAAACCAGATTTTGTGATGGAGGCTGCCCTGGTTGCGAAGGAGTTCGAGGGGCAGCCTATTAAGCTGCAGTGGTCCCGCGAGGATGACATTCACCACGCTTACTTCCACGCGGTCTCCGTCGATCATCTGGACGCGGGCCTGGACGCCGAGGGTAAAGCCACCAGTTGGCGCCACCGCACCCTGTCGCCCAGCATCGCCTCGCTCTTTATGCCGGACCCCAAACACAAAGGGGAATTTGAGCTGGGCATGGGTTTTAACACCATGCCTTTCGATATTCCTGCTATCCGGCTAGAAAATCCGCCTGCACCGGCTCATGTGCGTATTGGCTGGTTCCGATCGGTGTACAATCTACCCCACGCTTGGGCGATCCAGAGCTTTGCCCATGAAATGGCCGTGGCCGCCGGCAAGGATCACCGTGATTATGTTCTGGATTTGCTTGGGCCAGCCCGGAAAATTCACAACCTGACCGTTGGCGATGGCTGGAACTACGGTGAGGATCCGGACCTGCACCCGATCGATATCGGCCGGATGCGCCGGGTAATTGAGCGCGCCACCGCAGAGGCGGGCTGGGGGCGTAAGACTGAAAAAGGGCGCGGCCTGGGCCTGGCGTTCCACAACAGCTTTGTGTCCTACACGGCTATTGTTTTTGACGTGGAAGTGGATGACAAGGGCAAGTTGACCATTCATCGGGCGGATATTGCCTTCGACTGCGGGCCCCAAGCCAATCCGGAACGAATCCGATCGCAGATGGAGGGTTCTTGCGTGATGGGCATTGGTGTTGCATTGCAAAGCGAGGTGACCTTCAAGAATGGCGTTGCCCAGCAAGATAACTTTGACAGCTATCTGGTCCCGCGAATGCCCGACGCGCCAAAAGTGGTCAGGGTGCACCTGATCGATAATCCCGACGACGCCATGGGCGGTGTGGGTGAGCCCGGTCTGCCGCCGGTTGCGCCGGCACTGTGCAACGCCATCTATGCGGCCACAGGAAAGCGCATTCGGCGCCTTCCTGTCGGCAACCAGCTGAGCTAA
- a CDS encoding isocitrate/isopropylmalate family dehydrogenase encodes MDSKINVTSPLVILHGDEMAQVAFEYILKKFVTARLNIKLEEIDLSAERRLLTNGQAVIDAIDALKRHGVGVKNAGMTVNRQQLEELLRKHPNVDAGNLHPLATKSPNGAIRKGISGNITREDIQFRNLKISRPDWIGRDIEVDTMECGGIKDSFNQLSQSTGVVKLMFVGSSGNPVELHRRELRKGDPWLLATNDVEDVKAWAHRFFQRAINEKRDVYLGLKDTVIPGYDGAMRAVIEDIYQSDYRQQIKDLGLSYHYELIDAQAARIVSNPPERALWGVPDNTTGRKLLKLVNQLREVGIPSRSAHVSISRMSAGGGDQYGSFNMPAQEDGILKVIVDGEEKHARRVGNGDPILFMSNDHEAIKDWVAQVFRDASRKNKEVYFGLKREYMEYDEVFSNVITEVRRELAREHTPPPSFMIMRPSSQLKKMITDPPRNALYPSQNLDGDIFSDISAALGGSLATASSIIESKAGTMLFEAPHGTAHDLYLKYLESDGRDAHFNPSALIFALANALEYLGEREGNAPLAEYAVNLKAALTDTVDRGIVTADLKGKTVDPDSEQVVDMTGFLNAVEGALK; translated from the coding sequence ATGGACAGCAAGATTAATGTAACGTCGCCTTTGGTCATCCTTCACGGCGATGAAATGGCCCAAGTTGCTTTTGAGTACATTCTCAAGAAATTCGTGACCGCGCGCCTGAATATCAAGCTTGAAGAAATCGACCTGTCTGCGGAACGCCGCCTGCTGACCAACGGTCAGGCAGTGATTGATGCCATTGACGCGTTGAAACGCCATGGTGTGGGGGTGAAAAATGCCGGCATGACCGTTAACCGCCAGCAACTGGAAGAACTGCTTCGCAAGCACCCCAATGTGGACGCTGGCAACCTTCACCCACTGGCCACTAAATCTCCGAATGGCGCCATCCGAAAGGGCATCAGCGGCAATATAACCCGTGAAGACATCCAGTTTCGCAACCTCAAGATCAGCCGTCCGGATTGGATCGGTCGCGACATTGAAGTTGACACCATGGAGTGCGGCGGCATTAAAGACAGTTTCAACCAGCTGTCCCAGTCCACGGGTGTAGTCAAGCTGATGTTTGTGGGTAGCAGCGGCAACCCGGTTGAGCTGCACCGCCGTGAGCTCCGTAAAGGCGATCCCTGGCTGCTCGCCACCAACGATGTGGAAGACGTTAAAGCCTGGGCTCACCGCTTTTTCCAGCGTGCCATTAACGAGAAGCGTGATGTTTATCTGGGCCTGAAAGACACCGTTATCCCTGGCTACGACGGCGCCATGCGAGCGGTGATTGAAGACATCTACCAAAGCGACTACCGTCAGCAAATCAAAGACCTGGGGTTGAGCTACCACTACGAGCTCATCGACGCCCAGGCAGCACGCATCGTCTCTAACCCGCCAGAGCGCGCGCTCTGGGGCGTGCCTGACAACACCACTGGGCGCAAGCTGCTCAAACTGGTCAATCAGCTGCGAGAGGTTGGTATTCCCAGCCGCAGTGCCCATGTATCTATTTCCCGCATGAGCGCCGGCGGTGGCGACCAATACGGCAGCTTCAACATGCCGGCGCAGGAAGATGGCATCCTCAAGGTGATCGTAGACGGCGAAGAGAAACACGCACGGCGCGTCGGTAACGGCGACCCCATACTGTTCATGTCCAATGATCATGAAGCCATAAAAGACTGGGTAGCACAGGTGTTTCGTGACGCTTCTCGCAAGAACAAAGAGGTCTACTTCGGCCTCAAACGCGAGTACATGGAATACGACGAAGTCTTCAGCAACGTTATCACCGAAGTGAGGCGGGAATTGGCACGGGAACACACGCCACCGCCGTCTTTCATGATCATGCGGCCCTCCAGTCAGCTCAAGAAGATGATCACCGATCCCCCGAGAAATGCGCTCTATCCGTCCCAGAATCTGGATGGCGATATCTTTTCGGACATCTCAGCTGCTCTCGGCGGTAGCCTGGCCACTGCCAGCTCCATCATCGAGAGCAAGGCCGGCACCATGCTTTTTGAGGCGCCCCACGGCACGGCTCATGATCTTTATCTGAAATATTTAGAGAGCGACGGCCGCGACGCCCACTTCAACCCTTCCGCGCTGATTTTCGCACTCGCTAACGCTCTGGAATACTTGGGCGAGCGCGAGGGCAACGCGCCCCTGGCCGAATACGCGGTGAACCTCAAAGCCGCCCTGACCGACACCGTCGACAGGGGCATTGTAACTGCGGATCTCAAAGGCAAGACCGTCGACCCAGATTCAGAGCAGGTGGTGGATATGACAGGTTTCCTGAACGCTGTAGAAGGCGCGCTCAAGTAG
- a CDS encoding malate:quinone oxidoreductase, producing the protein MNVVIIGAGIMGTTFATLAKEMAPDLDITILERLDSAGAGNSSPFWNAGTGHEANCELNYTPVDEEVISVEKALKIHAQFNVAKQFWAHLVEKGAIKDPKTFINQTKHCTIVSESDIEELRLRFKEMSAHHFFEHMRYSEDFDEIKSWIPYTMDERPRHEKMAATVIETGTDVNFGALTEQMAAYAAQHLGVKFEYGTHVKRVHKSPTGRWVIKAECNGKPVQYKADALFVGAGGGAFPLLKKSHLPFRNRFVGFPVGGRFLRAPISEEQAGYYRAKTYGKAKVGAPPMSVPHLDLRVVDGKHYLLFGPFASFKPRLERDRGFFDYLRSIRPHDIPGLLNVALEHFPLVKYLISETFKGKKSMFEELDSFAPGLSKKFDWKPVQAGQRVQIIKDGDLQMGTEILVSKDKTYGTLLGASPGASVSPEVILRCLEQLIPSVFSKEGAKEKRSEIFPEDDLETLIGNPDRYRQIRDAANQQLGIIQPKAQ; encoded by the coding sequence ATGAACGTAGTGATCATAGGCGCAGGAATTATGGGCACCACTTTTGCCACCTTGGCAAAAGAGATGGCACCGGATTTGGATATCACCATCCTAGAGAGACTGGACAGTGCCGGGGCGGGAAATTCCTCTCCATTCTGGAACGCCGGCACGGGTCATGAAGCGAACTGCGAGCTGAACTACACGCCAGTCGATGAAGAGGTCATTTCGGTTGAAAAAGCGCTGAAGATCCACGCCCAGTTCAATGTTGCCAAGCAGTTCTGGGCTCATTTGGTCGAAAAGGGCGCCATAAAAGACCCTAAAACGTTTATCAATCAAACCAAACACTGCACCATAGTTTCCGAATCTGATATTGAAGAACTGCGATTGCGGTTCAAGGAAATGTCGGCCCATCATTTTTTTGAGCACATGCGTTACTCAGAAGACTTTGATGAAATTAAGAGCTGGATTCCATACACCATGGACGAGCGCCCACGCCATGAAAAAATGGCGGCTACCGTTATTGAGACGGGTACGGACGTTAATTTTGGTGCGTTAACGGAGCAAATGGCGGCTTACGCAGCCCAGCACCTGGGGGTGAAGTTTGAGTACGGCACCCACGTTAAGCGTGTGCACAAGAGCCCGACCGGGCGGTGGGTTATCAAGGCTGAATGCAACGGAAAACCTGTTCAGTACAAAGCAGATGCGCTTTTTGTGGGCGCCGGTGGGGGCGCATTTCCCCTCCTGAAAAAAAGCCACTTGCCGTTCCGAAACCGCTTTGTCGGTTTCCCTGTGGGCGGGCGTTTTCTTCGGGCGCCGATTAGTGAAGAGCAAGCCGGGTATTACCGGGCTAAAACCTATGGCAAGGCGAAAGTGGGCGCGCCTCCCATGTCCGTACCGCACCTGGATTTGCGGGTAGTTGACGGTAAGCATTACTTATTGTTTGGTCCTTTCGCCTCATTTAAACCGCGCCTCGAGAGAGATCGAGGGTTTTTTGATTACCTCAGGTCAATTCGCCCCCATGATATCCCTGGCTTGCTGAATGTCGCTTTAGAGCATTTCCCCTTGGTTAAATATCTGATTTCAGAGACCTTCAAAGGCAAAAAGAGCATGTTCGAGGAGTTGGACAGCTTTGCTCCGGGCTTGAGTAAAAAGTTTGACTGGAAGCCGGTTCAAGCTGGCCAGCGAGTGCAGATCATCAAAGACGGTGATCTGCAGATGGGCACAGAAATCCTTGTGTCGAAAGACAAAACTTACGGGACTTTATTGGGCGCATCGCCCGGGGCGTCGGTTTCGCCTGAGGTTATACTGCGTTGTCTGGAACAGTTGATACCGTCTGTCTTTTCTAAAGAAGGCGCTAAGGAGAAGAGGAGTGAGATTTTCCCCGAGGATGATCTGGAAACACTCATCGGCAACCCTGATCGTTACCGGCAGATTCGCGACGCAGCTAACCAACAGTTGGGGATAATTCAGCCCAAGGCGCAATAA
- a CDS encoding (2Fe-2S)-binding protein yields the protein MITLTINGQEHELDVPDSMPLLWAIRDVVGMKGTKFGCGIAQCGACTVHLNGVAIRSCVTPVSAAKGEITTIEAMADDPVGHKVQQAWLDLGVAQCGYCQGGQIMNATALLKRTPAPQTQEIVDAMAGNLCRCGTYNRILAAIERAANTRDMGTQDMDKEGASS from the coding sequence ATGATTACCCTGACCATAAATGGACAAGAACACGAGCTCGACGTTCCCGACAGCATGCCGCTGCTTTGGGCTATTCGGGATGTTGTCGGCATGAAGGGCACCAAGTTCGGCTGTGGTATTGCTCAGTGCGGTGCTTGCACCGTTCACCTGAACGGGGTTGCGATACGGTCTTGTGTCACACCGGTCTCTGCCGCCAAGGGCGAGATTACAACCATTGAAGCTATGGCCGACGATCCGGTTGGCCATAAAGTTCAGCAGGCCTGGCTGGATTTGGGCGTGGCGCAATGCGGTTATTGCCAGGGTGGCCAAATCATGAACGCCACGGCTCTGCTGAAGAGAACCCCGGCACCACAAACCCAGGAAATTGTCGACGCCATGGCGGGCAACCTGTGTCGGTGTGGCACCTACAATCGCATCTTGGCAGCCATTGAACGGGCTGCGAACACTCGGGATATGGGCACTCAAGATATGGACAAAGAGGGAGCCAGCTCATGA
- a CDS encoding efflux RND transporter permease subunit, whose amino-acid sequence MITSIIHWSIRNRFLVLLASLLISGLGLYSLSKTPVDALPDLSDVQVIIKTSFPGQAPQVVEDQVTYPLTTAMLSVPGAETVRGYSFFGDSYVYVIFDEDTDMYWARSRVLEYLSQVAPNLPDSARPQLGPDATGVGWVYLYALVDRTGQNDLSQLRSLQDWFLKYELQTVPGVSEVAALGGMVKQYQVKVSPEKLRALGIPLSLIQTAIQQGNQEVGASVIEMAEAEYMVRTSGYIESREDLMVIPLGLDVNGTPILLKDVASVEVGPQMRRGIAELNGEGETVGGIVVMRFGENAQETINGVKAKLGELQSSLPDGVEVVTVYDRSGLIERAVDNLFFKLLEEFLVVGLVCIVFLFHVRSSLVAIISLPVGILMAFTVMYWQGINANIMSLGGIAIAIGAMIDGAIVMIENMHKHMERTPLTPENRWEIVARSASEVGPALFFSLLIITVSFVPVFALEAQEGRMFAPLAFTKTYAMAASAFLAVTLVPVLMGYFIRGKVLPEHKNPLNRVLVGAYMPVLKLVLRFPMSTVLAALLVLAVGLWPATKIGSEFIPPLDEGDLMYMPTTYPGISIGKARQLLQQTDKLIATVPEVKTVFGKVGRADTATDPAPLTMIETFIQLKPRDQWREGMTTDKLKEELNTLIQFPGVTNAWVMPIITRIDMLATGIKTPVGIKIAGPDLKTIEDVGKRLEEILADVPGTASVYSERVAGGRYIKVDINRERAARYGLNIADVQQVIATAIGGINVSRTIEGLERYPINLRYPEDYRDSPEKLEQLPIVTTTGQRIALADVADIRIEDGPPAIKSENARLNGWSFVDIEGVDVGTYVEQAMAVVQAELDLPAGYSIAWSGQYEYMLRAKEKLTYVVPLTLAIIIILLFLNFRNFAEVGIIMGTLPFAMIGAVWLMYLLGYNFSVAVGVGFIALAGVAVEIGVIMLVYLNQSYQAMLETCEQKGLTPRRETLRHAVLHGAGMRVRPVMMTAAAIIGGLVPIMVGTGTGSEVMGRIAAPMVGGMITAVILALLVIPVLFYLWRRKPLLN is encoded by the coding sequence ATGATTACATCCATTATTCATTGGTCCATCCGAAACCGTTTTTTGGTGTTGCTGGCGAGCCTATTAATATCAGGGTTGGGCCTGTACTCACTCAGTAAAACCCCGGTCGATGCGCTTCCGGATCTGTCCGATGTGCAAGTTATCATTAAAACCAGCTTCCCTGGACAAGCACCGCAAGTAGTAGAAGACCAGGTCACCTATCCCCTGACGACCGCCATGCTGTCGGTTCCCGGTGCGGAAACCGTGCGTGGCTATTCGTTTTTTGGCGACTCTTACGTTTACGTGATTTTCGACGAAGATACCGATATGTATTGGGCGCGTTCCAGAGTTCTGGAGTATCTGTCGCAAGTGGCGCCCAACCTGCCAGATTCAGCACGGCCGCAATTAGGGCCGGACGCCACCGGTGTTGGCTGGGTTTATCTTTATGCATTGGTTGATCGCACAGGGCAAAACGACCTGAGTCAGTTGCGCAGCCTGCAGGACTGGTTTCTGAAGTACGAATTACAAACGGTGCCCGGGGTATCAGAGGTGGCTGCGCTCGGCGGCATGGTGAAGCAATATCAGGTCAAGGTCAGCCCGGAAAAGCTCCGCGCCCTGGGAATCCCCCTGTCACTTATCCAAACAGCGATTCAGCAGGGTAACCAAGAAGTCGGGGCCTCGGTCATTGAAATGGCGGAAGCCGAATACATGGTGCGTACCTCCGGCTACATTGAATCCCGGGAAGACCTGATGGTGATTCCGCTGGGTCTGGATGTAAACGGCACACCGATTCTGCTCAAAGATGTGGCCAGTGTCGAAGTGGGGCCACAGATGAGGCGCGGTATTGCCGAACTTAACGGGGAAGGTGAAACCGTTGGTGGCATCGTGGTGATGCGCTTTGGTGAAAATGCCCAGGAAACGATCAATGGCGTCAAGGCCAAGTTGGGCGAACTCCAATCGAGCTTGCCTGATGGCGTTGAAGTAGTCACGGTTTACGACCGTTCTGGCCTGATTGAGCGCGCCGTCGACAATCTCTTTTTTAAGCTGCTGGAAGAGTTTCTGGTCGTCGGCCTGGTGTGTATTGTCTTTCTGTTTCACGTCCGCTCTTCGTTGGTGGCGATTATCAGCTTACCTGTGGGCATTCTGATGGCGTTTACCGTCATGTACTGGCAAGGCATTAACGCCAACATTATGTCTCTCGGCGGCATCGCCATTGCTATCGGCGCCATGATCGATGGGGCCATCGTTATGATAGAGAACATGCACAAGCACATGGAGCGAACGCCACTCACACCCGAGAACCGATGGGAGATTGTGGCCAGGTCTGCCTCTGAAGTTGGCCCTGCGCTGTTTTTCTCGCTGTTGATCATTACGGTCAGTTTCGTACCCGTGTTTGCGCTTGAGGCGCAGGAAGGGCGAATGTTTGCGCCACTGGCGTTCACCAAAACTTACGCCATGGCGGCCAGTGCGTTCCTTGCTGTGACGTTGGTTCCGGTACTGATGGGCTACTTTATTCGGGGTAAAGTGCTGCCCGAGCATAAGAATCCCCTCAACCGGGTGTTGGTCGGCGCTTATATGCCGGTCTTGAAGCTGGTGCTCAGGTTTCCCATGTCGACGGTGCTGGCTGCCCTACTGGTATTGGCTGTTGGCCTCTGGCCTGCAACAAAAATTGGTAGCGAATTCATACCCCCGCTGGACGAAGGGGACTTGATGTACATGCCAACGACCTATCCTGGGATCTCAATCGGCAAAGCCCGCCAGTTGCTGCAGCAGACGGACAAACTGATTGCGACGGTGCCAGAAGTGAAGACCGTGTTCGGCAAAGTAGGGCGTGCGGATACGGCAACCGACCCAGCGCCTTTAACCATGATTGAAACCTTCATTCAGCTCAAACCCCGCGATCAGTGGCGCGAGGGCATGACCACAGACAAGCTCAAAGAGGAACTCAACACACTGATTCAATTTCCTGGTGTCACCAATGCCTGGGTAATGCCGATCATCACCCGCATTGACATGCTGGCAACGGGTATAAAAACACCCGTAGGCATTAAAATCGCCGGCCCCGATCTTAAAACCATCGAGGATGTTGGAAAACGGCTGGAGGAAATTCTGGCAGACGTGCCCGGCACGGCGTCGGTTTACTCAGAGCGCGTAGCAGGTGGTCGGTATATCAAGGTGGACATCAACCGTGAGCGCGCTGCCCGTTATGGTCTGAATATCGCGGACGTACAGCAAGTGATTGCCACCGCAATCGGTGGGATTAATGTCTCCAGAACCATTGAGGGCCTTGAGCGTTACCCCATTAACCTTCGTTATCCGGAAGACTACCGGGATTCTCCCGAAAAACTGGAACAGCTTCCCATCGTAACGACCACAGGCCAGCGGATTGCGCTGGCTGATGTCGCCGATATCCGGATAGAAGATGGGCCGCCGGCGATCAAAAGTGAAAACGCTCGTCTTAACGGTTGGTCCTTCGTGGATATAGAGGGTGTAGACGTCGGCACTTACGTTGAACAGGCGATGGCGGTCGTGCAGGCAGAATTAGACCTGCCGGCGGGTTACTCCATCGCCTGGTCGGGCCAATATGAATACATGCTCCGCGCTAAAGAAAAGCTGACCTACGTGGTTCCGTTGACACTGGCGATTATCATTATCCTGCTGTTTCTGAACTTCAGGAACTTTGCGGAAGTGGGCATCATCATGGGTACGCTTCCGTTCGCAATGATCGGAGCTGTTTGGCTGATGTATCTGTTGGGTTATAACTTCTCCGTCGCCGTTGGCGTTGGTTTCATTGCTTTGGCGGGCGTAGCGGTGGAGATTGGAGTCATCATGCTGGTGTACCTCAACCAGTCATATCAGGCAATGCTTGAAACCTGCGAACAGAAAGGCTTGACGCCCAGGCGGGAAACACTCCGTCATGCGGTGCTTCACGGTGCCGGTATGCGAGTACGACCGGTGATGATGACTGCGGCCGCCATCATCGGTGGTCTGGTTCCGATAATGGTCGGCACTGGAACAGGTTCTGAGGTGATGGGTCGAATTGCCGCGCCTATGGTGGGGGGTATGATCACTGCGGTCATTTTGGCGCTATTGGTGATTCCGGTCTTGTTCTATTTATGGAGGCGCAAGCCGCTCTTAAACTAG
- a CDS encoding efflux RND transporter periplasmic adaptor subunit, giving the protein MANVMRPLGFLLLGGVAGAAATYWFAPDTSKDSVVEAPSSVSKEPVHWVAPMDPNFKSDKPGKSPMGMDLVPVYAESGSGKDAPGTVRISPSVVNNLGVRTGPVTQGRLPNNITTVGYVQYNEDDMAHVHPRVEGWIEKLYVKAEGEAVEKGKPLYTLYSPTLVNAQDELVLALNRGNERLINASKERLAALNVPESAIRQLTKTRETRRTLTVYAPTSGVIDNLNVREGMFIKPGDRVLSIAALDEVWVIGEVFERQLATVASNNRVVMTLDYLPGRQWTGEVDYVYPEVNSKTRTARVRMRFDNADGTLLPGMFVALNIQGARADRQMLVPRESVIRTGQSDRLVLALDGGAFKSVNVDVGRMGDQYAEILGGVVSGDTVVTSAQFLIDSESSKTSDFQRMSAMPASTMDHGEMDHETMDREGAN; this is encoded by the coding sequence ATGGCAAATGTTATGCGCCCATTGGGCTTTCTGTTGTTAGGTGGCGTAGCCGGAGCGGCAGCAACCTATTGGTTTGCCCCCGACACATCAAAGGATTCGGTGGTCGAGGCCCCGAGCAGTGTCAGTAAAGAACCCGTCCATTGGGTAGCGCCCATGGATCCCAATTTCAAGAGTGACAAACCGGGTAAATCGCCCATGGGCATGGATCTGGTTCCTGTCTATGCCGAAAGCGGGTCGGGTAAAGACGCCCCAGGCACGGTTCGTATTTCACCCAGCGTGGTTAATAACCTGGGTGTGCGGACGGGCCCTGTCACCCAGGGGCGGCTGCCGAATAACATAACGACGGTGGGGTACGTTCAATACAACGAAGACGATATGGCTCATGTCCATCCTCGGGTTGAGGGTTGGATTGAGAAGCTCTACGTGAAGGCAGAGGGCGAAGCGGTCGAGAAGGGCAAGCCTCTGTATACACTTTACTCACCCACATTGGTCAACGCCCAGGATGAATTAGTCCTCGCTTTGAACCGGGGTAATGAGCGTTTGATCAATGCCTCCAAGGAGCGGCTCGCGGCCCTCAATGTGCCGGAAAGCGCGATACGACAGCTGACCAAAACCCGCGAAACACGGCGCACGTTAACAGTGTATGCGCCCACCTCAGGTGTTATCGATAACCTCAATGTTCGCGAAGGTATGTTCATCAAACCAGGGGATCGAGTCCTCTCCATTGCGGCACTGGATGAGGTGTGGGTCATTGGCGAAGTATTTGAACGTCAGTTGGCTACCGTGGCATCCAACAATCGCGTGGTGATGACGCTGGACTACCTGCCTGGGCGCCAGTGGACGGGCGAGGTGGATTATGTGTACCCGGAAGTGAATTCCAAGACCCGTACGGCTCGGGTGAGAATGCGTTTTGACAACGCCGATGGCACCTTGCTGCCGGGTATGTTTGTAGCATTAAACATTCAGGGGGCAAGGGCAGACCGGCAAATGCTGGTGCCTCGCGAATCGGTTATTCGAACGGGCCAGAGCGATCGACTGGTGCTTGCGTTGGATGGCGGGGCATTCAAATCCGTCAATGTGGATGTTGGACGGATGGGCGATCAGTACGCCGAGATTCTCGGCGGTGTCGTATCGGGCGATACGGTGGTCACATCGGCCCAGTTCCTGATTGATTCTGAATCCAGTAAGACCTCGGATTTTCAACGCATGTCGGCCATGCCGGCCAGCACGATGGATCACGGCGAGATGGACCACGAGACTATGGATCGTGAGGGAGCCAACTGA